One genomic segment of Ricinus communis isolate WT05 ecotype wild-type chromosome 3, ASM1957865v1, whole genome shotgun sequence includes these proteins:
- the LOC8281194 gene encoding cytochrome P450 72A397 isoform X1, with translation MDDLVLYSLMPFSLLFLAIYGAGKALYSIWWKPKWLERRLRQQGIDGTPYKLLVGDMKDFIKMITEAWSKPVNLNHKIVQRVDPFTFNTVQKYGKISMFWNGKTPRLIISDPELMKEVLSNKLGHIQKPPLNPLILILARGLTVLEGEKWAIHRRLINPAFHLEKLKGMVPVFVISCNKMIEEWKKMINHQETCEVDVWPEIQKVAKDIISRAAFGSNYEEGKKIFELQHELMMLTIEAMQTLYIPGFRFVPTKKNRRRKKLNIEITSMLRDIVERKQNAMRTGQSKVDDLLSLLLHSSEQNSSGNESGRRSDGLTIEEVIEECKVFYLAGQETTSSLLTWTIIVLAMHQDWQEKAREEVLQVCGKKEPDFEALTHLKTVTMILNEVLRLYPPAIALYQHAREATKIGDISIPAGVDITLPTMLIHRDPEFWGDDAEEFKPERFAAGITKASKDHLAFFPFGWGPRICIGQSFSLLEAKTVLAMILQHFSFELSPSYAHAPYTVMTLQPQRGAQLIIHQV, from the exons ATGGATGACCTTGTTTTATACTCTTTAatgcctttttctttactatttCTTGCAATCTATGGAGCTGGGAAAGCTCTCTACTCCATCTGGTGGAAACCTAAGTGGCTGGAGAGGAGGTTAAGGCAGCAAGGTATAGATGGCACACCTTACAAGCTCTTGGTTGGGGATATGAAAGACTTCATAAAAATGATAACTGAAGCATGGTCCAAACCTGTTAATCTAAACCATAAGATTGTTCAACGAGTAGATCCATTTACTTTCAATACTGTTCAGAAGTATG GGAAAATATCAATGTTTTGGAATGGGAAAACGCCAAGGTTGATCATTTCAGACCCTGAACTAATGAAAGAAGTGTTGTCTAACAAACTAGGTCACATTCAGAAGCCACCGTTGAACCcactaattctaattcttgcaAGAGGATTGACAGTTTTAGAGGGCGAGAAGTGGGCTATACACAGAAGATTGATAAATCCTGCTTTTCACTTGGAAAAGCTTAAG GGGATGGTACCAGTATTTGTAATCAGTTGCAACAAAATGATAGAAGAGTGGAAGAAGATGATTAATCATCAAGAAACTTGTGAAGTGGATGTCTGGCCAGAGATTCAAAAAGTAGCCAAGGATATCATTTCACGGGCAGCATTTGGAAGCAATtatgaagaaggaaaaaagataTTTGAACTTCAACAtgagttgatgatgctgacaATAGAAGCAATGCAGACCTTATATATTCCTGGTTTCAG ATTTGTTCCTACAAAGAAGAACCGGAGGAGAAAGAAGTTGAATATAGAAATTACATCAATGCTGAGAGATATAGTTGAGAGGAAACAGAATGCAATGAGAACTGGGCAATCCAAGGTTGATGACTTGCTAAGTTTGCTTTTGCACTCTAGTGAACAGAATAGTTCAGGAAATGAAAGTGGAAGAAGAAGTGATGGATTGACAATTGAAGAGGTAATAGAGGAGTGCAAGGTTTTCTACCTAGCTGGCCAAGAAACAACCTCAAGCTTGTTAACATGGACGATTATAGTTTTAGCTATGCACCAAGACTGGCAAGAAAAGGCGAGGGAAGAAGTTCTACAAGTTTGTGGAAAGAAAGAACCTGATTTTGAAGCTTTGACACATCTCAAGACT GTAACAATGATTCTGAATGAAGTGTTGAGGTTATATCCACCAGCAATTGCTCTATATCAACATGCTCGAGAGGCAACCAAGATAGGAGATATCAGTATTCCAGCAGGAGTTGACATTACTCTGCCCACAATGCTAATTCACCGTGATCCTGAGTTCTGGGGTGATGATGCAGAAGAATTTAAACCAGAGAGATTTGCTGCAGGAATCACAAAGGCATCTAAAGATCATTTGGCATTCTTTCCTTTTGGTTGGGGTCCAAGGATCTGTATTGGCCAAAGCTTTTCTTTGTTAGAAGCTAAGACAGTTTTGGCTATGATTCTACAGCATTTCTCATTCGAACTGTCACCTTCGTATGCTCATGCCCCCTATACTGTTATGACACTGCAGCCACAGCGTGGAGCTCAACTTATAATACACCAAGTATAA
- the LOC8281194 gene encoding cytochrome P450 72A397 isoform X2, producing the protein MDDLVLYSLMPFSLLFLAIYGAGKALYSIWWKPKWLERRLRQQGKISMFWNGKTPRLIISDPELMKEVLSNKLGHIQKPPLNPLILILARGLTVLEGEKWAIHRRLINPAFHLEKLKGMVPVFVISCNKMIEEWKKMINHQETCEVDVWPEIQKVAKDIISRAAFGSNYEEGKKIFELQHELMMLTIEAMQTLYIPGFRFVPTKKNRRRKKLNIEITSMLRDIVERKQNAMRTGQSKVDDLLSLLLHSSEQNSSGNESGRRSDGLTIEEVIEECKVFYLAGQETTSSLLTWTIIVLAMHQDWQEKAREEVLQVCGKKEPDFEALTHLKTVTMILNEVLRLYPPAIALYQHAREATKIGDISIPAGVDITLPTMLIHRDPEFWGDDAEEFKPERFAAGITKASKDHLAFFPFGWGPRICIGQSFSLLEAKTVLAMILQHFSFELSPSYAHAPYTVMTLQPQRGAQLIIHQV; encoded by the exons ATGGATGACCTTGTTTTATACTCTTTAatgcctttttctttactatttCTTGCAATCTATGGAGCTGGGAAAGCTCTCTACTCCATCTGGTGGAAACCTAAGTGGCTGGAGAGGAGGTTAAGGCAGCAAG GGAAAATATCAATGTTTTGGAATGGGAAAACGCCAAGGTTGATCATTTCAGACCCTGAACTAATGAAAGAAGTGTTGTCTAACAAACTAGGTCACATTCAGAAGCCACCGTTGAACCcactaattctaattcttgcaAGAGGATTGACAGTTTTAGAGGGCGAGAAGTGGGCTATACACAGAAGATTGATAAATCCTGCTTTTCACTTGGAAAAGCTTAAG GGGATGGTACCAGTATTTGTAATCAGTTGCAACAAAATGATAGAAGAGTGGAAGAAGATGATTAATCATCAAGAAACTTGTGAAGTGGATGTCTGGCCAGAGATTCAAAAAGTAGCCAAGGATATCATTTCACGGGCAGCATTTGGAAGCAATtatgaagaaggaaaaaagataTTTGAACTTCAACAtgagttgatgatgctgacaATAGAAGCAATGCAGACCTTATATATTCCTGGTTTCAG ATTTGTTCCTACAAAGAAGAACCGGAGGAGAAAGAAGTTGAATATAGAAATTACATCAATGCTGAGAGATATAGTTGAGAGGAAACAGAATGCAATGAGAACTGGGCAATCCAAGGTTGATGACTTGCTAAGTTTGCTTTTGCACTCTAGTGAACAGAATAGTTCAGGAAATGAAAGTGGAAGAAGAAGTGATGGATTGACAATTGAAGAGGTAATAGAGGAGTGCAAGGTTTTCTACCTAGCTGGCCAAGAAACAACCTCAAGCTTGTTAACATGGACGATTATAGTTTTAGCTATGCACCAAGACTGGCAAGAAAAGGCGAGGGAAGAAGTTCTACAAGTTTGTGGAAAGAAAGAACCTGATTTTGAAGCTTTGACACATCTCAAGACT GTAACAATGATTCTGAATGAAGTGTTGAGGTTATATCCACCAGCAATTGCTCTATATCAACATGCTCGAGAGGCAACCAAGATAGGAGATATCAGTATTCCAGCAGGAGTTGACATTACTCTGCCCACAATGCTAATTCACCGTGATCCTGAGTTCTGGGGTGATGATGCAGAAGAATTTAAACCAGAGAGATTTGCTGCAGGAATCACAAAGGCATCTAAAGATCATTTGGCATTCTTTCCTTTTGGTTGGGGTCCAAGGATCTGTATTGGCCAAAGCTTTTCTTTGTTAGAAGCTAAGACAGTTTTGGCTATGATTCTACAGCATTTCTCATTCGAACTGTCACCTTCGTATGCTCATGCCCCCTATACTGTTATGACACTGCAGCCACAGCGTGGAGCTCAACTTATAATACACCAAGTATAA
- the LOC8281193 gene encoding uncharacterized protein LOC8281193 isoform X1, protein MESKPPQDPPRKLKYMPKAPPRRPPKPEVKSETAEDEDATQAMKLMKQFQERSMRAKPKAEKKVQASQIAFGFGAASPSIKSYAAPKVGAAVNHNQGSSVNGGAYSSELGEKEYIEPWNYYSYYPVTLPLRRPYSGNPATLNAEEFGEASDTSEYDENSTNSAINLGLMEENVEANMFFLQLPPTVPMIKRLATADGHKVKEEKTCKLDELPAGHMGKMLVYRSGAVKLKLGDTLYDVSPGLDFAFAQDIAAINTAEKHCCVVAEIDKHAIVTPDVDAIINSMADL, encoded by the exons ATGGAGTCGAAGCCGCCTCAAGATCCACCTAGGAAG CTCAAGTATATGCCTAAAGCTCCTCCACGCAGGCCACCAAAGCCTGAAGTTAAAAG TGAAACGGCTGAGGATGAGGATGCTACTCAGGCAATGAAGTTAATGAAACAATTTCAA GAAAGGTCTATGAGAGCAAAGCCTAAAGCTGAAAAGAAAG TGCAAGCTTCTCAAATTGCTTTTGGCTTTGGAGCTGCATCCCCTAGCATAAAATCGTATGCTGCCCCCAAAGTTGGAGCTGCAGTTAACCATAATCAGGGTTCATCTGTCAATG GTGGTGCTTATTCTTCAGAACTTGGTGAAAAAGAATACATTGAACCATGG AATTATTACAGTTATTATCCTGTTACTCTTCCTTTGAGAAGGCCATATTCAGGAAATCCAG CAACTCTCAATGCCGAGGAATTTGGGGAGGCTTCAGATACTTCAGAGTATGATGAAAATTCTACAAATTCAGCCATAAATCTTGGTTTAATG GAAGAAAACGTAGAGGCAAATATGTTCTTTCTTCAGTTACCACCAACAGTGCCTATGATAAAGCGCTTAGCTACTGCGGATGGCCATAAAGTGAAGGAGGAGAAGACCTGCAAATTAGACGAGTTACCAGCTGGCCACATGGGTAAAATGCTAGTGTACAGGAGCGGTGCAGTTAAGCTGAAGCTCGGTGACACCCTTTATGAT GTCTCCCCAGGCTTAGATTTTGCTTTTGCTCAAGATATCGCAGCTATCAATACCGCAGAGAAGCATTGTTGTGTTGTTGCAGAGATTGACAAGCATGCCATAGTAACCCCAGATGTGGATGCCATCATCAATAGTATGGCTGATTTGTGA
- the LOC8281193 gene encoding uncharacterized protein LOC8281193 isoform X2, producing the protein MVCMNCARNTGILDSSLQASQIAFGFGAASPSIKSYAAPKVGAAVNHNQGSSVNGGAYSSELGEKEYIEPWNYYSYYPVTLPLRRPYSGNPATLNAEEFGEASDTSEYDENSTNSAINLGLMEENVEANMFFLQLPPTVPMIKRLATADGHKVKEEKTCKLDELPAGHMGKMLVYRSGAVKLKLGDTLYDVSPGLDFAFAQDIAAINTAEKHCCVVAEIDKHAIVTPDVDAIINSMADL; encoded by the exons ATGGTCTGCATGAATTGTGCTAGAAATACTGGAATTTTAGATTCATCAT TGCAAGCTTCTCAAATTGCTTTTGGCTTTGGAGCTGCATCCCCTAGCATAAAATCGTATGCTGCCCCCAAAGTTGGAGCTGCAGTTAACCATAATCAGGGTTCATCTGTCAATG GTGGTGCTTATTCTTCAGAACTTGGTGAAAAAGAATACATTGAACCATGG AATTATTACAGTTATTATCCTGTTACTCTTCCTTTGAGAAGGCCATATTCAGGAAATCCAG CAACTCTCAATGCCGAGGAATTTGGGGAGGCTTCAGATACTTCAGAGTATGATGAAAATTCTACAAATTCAGCCATAAATCTTGGTTTAATG GAAGAAAACGTAGAGGCAAATATGTTCTTTCTTCAGTTACCACCAACAGTGCCTATGATAAAGCGCTTAGCTACTGCGGATGGCCATAAAGTGAAGGAGGAGAAGACCTGCAAATTAGACGAGTTACCAGCTGGCCACATGGGTAAAATGCTAGTGTACAGGAGCGGTGCAGTTAAGCTGAAGCTCGGTGACACCCTTTATGAT GTCTCCCCAGGCTTAGATTTTGCTTTTGCTCAAGATATCGCAGCTATCAATACCGCAGAGAAGCATTGTTGTGTTGTTGCAGAGATTGACAAGCATGCCATAGTAACCCCAGATGTGGATGCCATCATCAATAGTATGGCTGATTTGTGA
- the LOC8281192 gene encoding protein CTR9 homolog codes for MASVYIPVQNSEEEVRVALDQLPRDASDILDILKAEQAPLDLWLIIAREYFKQGKLEQFRQILEEGSSNDIDEYYADVKYDRIAILNALGAYYSYLGKIETKQREKEEYFIQATRYYNKASRIDMHEPSTWVGKGQLLLAKGEIEQAYNAFKIVLEGDRDNVSALLGQACVEYNRSHYNESLKSYKRALQVHPECPGSVRLGIGHCYYKLGNLKRAWQAFQRVLQLDPENVEALVSLAILDLQTNEVNGIRRGMESMQRAFEIYPYCAMALNYLANHFFFTGQHFLVEQLTETALAVTNHGPTKSHSFYNLARSYHSKGDYETASRYYWASVKETNKPSEFVFPYYGLGQVQLKLGEIKNALSNFEKVLEVYPDNCETLKVLGHIYAQLGQTEKAQEYLRKATKIDPRDAQAFLDLGELLISSDTGAALDALKTARSLLKKGGHEVPVEVLNNIGVIYFEREELELALETFKEAVGDGIWLAFLDGKAKTYTIDAAASILHYKDMQFFHQLEQDGHRVELPWDKVTALFNLARLLEQMHNIETANVLYVLILFKYPDYVDAYLRLAAISKARNNLQLSIELVNEALKVNDKCPNALSMLGDLELKNDDWVKAKETFRAASEATDGKDSYAILSLGNWNYFAAIRNEKRNPKLEATHLEKAKELYTRVLVQHTANLYAANGAGVVLAEKGHFDVSKDLFMEVQEAASGSIFVQMPDVWINLAHVYFAQGNFALAVKMYQNCLRKFYYSTDSQILLYLARTHYEAEQWQECKKTLLRAIHLAPSNYILRFDAGVAMQKFSASTLQKTKRTVDEVRSTVDELENAVRLFSQLSASSNLHFHGFDEKKINTHVEYCKHLLEAAKVHREAAEREEQQNRQRQEVARQMALAEEARRKAEEQKKFLLEKRKQEDELKRVRQQEEHFERVKEQWKTSTPGSKRRDRSEVDEEEGGHSEKRRRKGGKRRKKEKSSKSRYEIEEGEADMMDDREELEDEDANVNYGEHKNRLDNQDEDAEENAQDLLAAAGLEDSDAEDAAPSSTARRRRALSESDDDEVLDSKLQSSPVRGNSAELQESDGEIREGADKQYGDAAFDDED; via the exons ATGGCTTCAGTTTATATTCCGGTACAGAACTCAGAGGAGGAAGTTAGGGTAGCACTGGATCAGCTTCCTCGAGACGCTTCTGACATTCTTGATATTCTTAAAGCCGAACAAGCTCCTCTCGATCTCTGGCTTATAATTGCT AGAGAGTATTTTAAACAAGGAAAACTTGAACAATTTCGACAGATATTGGAGGAAGGATCTAGTAatg ATATTGATGAGTATTATGCTGATGTTAAATACGATAGGATTGCTATCCTAAATGCATTAGGGGCATACTATAGCTATCTTGGGAAAATTGAGACGAAGCAGAGGGAAAAGGAGGAATACTTTATACAGGCTACCAGATACTATAATAAAGCTTCAAGGATTGACATGCATGAGCCTTCTACTTGGGTTGGGAAAG GTCAGCTGTTACTTGCCAAGGGAGAAATAGAACAGGCATATAATGCTTTTAAGATTGTACTGGAGGGAGATCGTGATAATGTATCTGCTCTTTTGGGTCAG GCATGTGTTGAATACAACCGCAGTCATTACAATGAATCTTTGAAATCTTACAAG AGGGCACTGCAAGTGCATCCTGAGTGTCCTGGATCTGTAAGGCTTGGTATAGGTCACTGCTACTATAAATTGGGCAATTTAAAAAGAGCTTGGCAAGCATTTCAACGGGTTTTGCAG TTAGATCCAGAAAATGTTGAAGCTCTTGTATCACTTGCAATTTTGGATTTGCAAACAAATGAAG TTAATGGAATAAGGAGAGGAATGGAAAGCATGCAGAGAGCTTTTGAGATATATCCCTATTGTGCAATGGCACTGAATTATTTAGCAAATCACTTTTTCTTCACCGGTCAGCATTTTTTAGTCGAGCAACTAACTGAAACTGCTCTTGCCGTGACTAATCATGGGCCAACAAAGTCGCACTCATTCTACAATTTAGCACGCTCTTACCACAGCAAG GGGGACTATGAAACAGCTTCAAGGTACTACTGGGCATCTGTGAAGGAAACCAATAAGCCCAGTGAATTTGTGTTTCCTTATTATG GACTGGGACAAGTACAGCTGAAGTTAGGAGAGATTAAAAATGCATTGTCAAATTTCGAGAAGGTTTTGGAGGTCTACCCTGATAACTGTGAGACATTGAAA gTTCTTGGGCACATTTATGCTCAGCTTGGGCAGACTGAGAAGGCTCAAGAATATTTGAGGAAGGCTACAAAAATTGATCCGCGGGATGCACAG GCATTTCTAGACCTGGGTGAATTGCTGATTTCATCAGATACAGGAGCTGCTCTTGATGCCTTGAAAACT GCACGCAGTCTTCTTAAAAAGGGAGGTCATGAAGTGCCAGTAGAAGTGCTTAATAATATTGGAGTTATTTATTTCGAAAGAGAAGAACTGGAG CTTGCTCTAGAAACTTTCAAGGAGGCTGTAGGTGATGGAATATGGCTTGCTTTTCTCGATGGTAAAGCAAAAACCTATACAATTGATGCAGCAGCATCTATTCTGCACTACAAAGACATGCAATTTTTTCATCAGTTAGAGCAAGATGGTCATCGTGTCGAACTACCTTGGGATAAAGTTACTGCGTTATTTAACTTGGCCAGATTGCTTGAGCAGATGCATAATATAGAAACTGCAAATGTGCTATACgttcttatattatttaag TATCCAGACTACGTGGATGCTTACCTGAGGCTGGCTGCCATTTCAAAAGCTCGAAATAATCTTCAATTAAGCATTGAACTG GTCAATGAGGCTCTAAAGGTGAATGACAAGTGCCCAAATGCGTTATCTATGCTTGGTGACTTGGAGCTGAAAAATGACGATTGGGTTAAGGCAAAAGAAACCTTTCGTGCTGCTAGTGAAGCAACTGATGGGAAGGATTCTTATGCGATTCTCTCTCTG GGGAACTGGAACTACTTTGCTGCAATACGGAACGAGAAAAGAAATCCCAAGTTGGAAGCTACTCACTTGGAGAAAGCCAAGGAACTTTATACCAGA GTTTTAGTTCAGCATACAGCTAATCTATATGCCGCCAATGGTGCTGGAGTAGTCTTGGCAGAGAAAGGACATTTTGACGtctcaaaagatctttttATGGAA GTCCAAGAGGCTGCAAGTGGTAGCATTTTTGTTCAGATGCCAGATGTGTGGATCAACTTGGCACATGTCTATTTTGCTCAAGGCAATTTTGCATTAGCTGTGAAGATG TATCAAAACTGTTTGCGGAAGTTCTACTATAGTACAGACTCTCAAATTCTCTTGTATTTGGCTCGCACACATTATGAAGCTGAACAGTGGcaggaatgcaagaaaacattACTTAGAGCTATCCACTTGGCACCATCAAATTACATTCTAAGGTTTGATGCAGGTGTTGCAATGCAAAAATTCTCGGCATCTACACTACAAAAGACAAAGAGAACAGTAGATGAG GTGCGCTCAACGGTTGATGAGCTTGAAAATGCTGTTCGTTTATTTAGCCAGCTGTCAGCTTCTTCCAACCTTCACTTCCATGGGTTTGATGAGAAGAAGATCAACACTCATGTTGAGTATTGCAAGCATTTATTAGAGGCTGCAAAAGTTCATCGCGAAGCAGCTGAGCGTGAGGAGCAGCAAAACCGGCAAAGACAGGAAGTTGCTCGTCAGATGGCATTGGCTGAGGAGGCCCGTCGGAAGGctgaagaacaaaagaaatttctg TTGGAGAAGAGAAAACAGGAAGATGAACTAAAACGGGTGCGGCAACAAGAGGAGCATTTCGAGCGTGTAAAG GAGCAATGGAAGACTAGTACACCTGGTTCTAAACGGAGGGACAGATCTGAGGTAGACGAGGAGGAGGGGGGCCATAGTGAAAAGAGGAGGAGAAAAGGTGGAAAGAGGagaaagaaggagaagagCTCAAAGTCACGCTATGAGATAGAAGAAGGAGAAGCTGACATGATGGATGATCGTGAAGAGTTGGAAGATGAGGATGCCAATGTGAATTACGGGGAACACAAAAACCGGTTGGATAATCAGGACGAAGATGCAGAAGAAAATGCTCAGGATCTTCTTGCAGCAGCTGGGCTTGAAGATTCTGATGCAGAGGAT GCTGCACCTTCATCAACAGCTAGGAGGAGGAGGGCATTGTCAGAatctgatgatgatgaggtGTTAGACAGTAAATTACAGTCCAGTCCAGTCCGTGGAAATTCTGCAGAATTGCAGGAGAGTGATGGAGAAATCAGGGAGGGTGCTGACAAGCAATATGGTGATGCTGCTTTCGATGATGAGGATtga
- the LOC8281190 gene encoding growth-regulating factor 1 isoform X1, with protein sequence MMSGTNKFPFTASQWQELEHQALIFKYMVSGIPIPSDLLFTIKRSCLDSPLSSKLFPRQPPHIGWSCFQMGLGRKIDPEPGRCRRTDGKKWRCSKEAYPDSKYCERHMHRGKNRSRKPVEVANQTATTTNPTVSSVTKNHSNLLTPPSHSLSLLSSDQSHLHYAGYHSHLNHQFLSSSHTTSSRPPGIGLSPQDNSTPLLLDSNGSCSLASADYRNAYGLKEEVDEHAFFSETSGSMRSLSGSSLDDAWQFTPLTMSSSSTTSNQRSLSGLNNEYSYLQLHSLSDHDAPKQQKQYHQQSYFLGTDMKCSLPEKEEEPQKTVHRFFDEWPPKNKDSWLDLDDKSPNSTSASTTRLSISIPSSSHDFPIFNSRTHNGGEF encoded by the exons ATGATGAGTGGAACAAACAAGTTTCCATTCACTGCGTCTCAATGGCAAGAGCTTGAACATCAAGCACTTATCTTTAAGTATATGGTCTCAGGCATTCCTATTCCATCTGATCTTCTCTTTACTATCAAGAGAAGCTGCTTGGACTCTCCCCTTTCTTCAAAGCTCTTTCCTCGCCAACCTCCTCACA TTGGGTGGAGCTGTTTCCAAATGGGTCTCGGTAGAAAAATAGACCCAGAGCCGGGAAGGTGTAGAAGAACAGATGGAAAGAAATGGAGGTGCTCAAAAGAAGCATACCCAGATTCCAAGTACTGTGAAAGACACATGCATAGAGGCAAAAACCGTTCAAGAAAGCCTGTGGAAGTTGCAAATCAAacagcaacaacaacaaaCCCAACAGTCTCATCAGTCACCAAGAATCACTCTAATTTACTAACCCCACCTTCTCactctctttctttattgTCATCCGATCAGTCCCACCTTCACTATGCTGGTTACCATTCCCATCTTAACCATCAGTTCTTGTCTTCTTCACATACTACATCTTCAAGACCTCCTGGAATTGGTCTTTCACCACAAGACAACTCTACTCCTTTGCTTTTGGACTCTAATGGTTCTTGTTCCCTTGCTAGCGCAGATTACAG aAATGCTTACGGGCTGAAAGAAGAGGTTGATGAGCATGCTTTCTTCTCAGAAACCTCTGGTTCAATGAGAAGTTTATCTGGTTCATCTTTGGATGATGCTTGGCAATTTACTCCACTAACAATGAGCTCTTCCTCTACTACTTCAAACCAAAGGAGCTTGTCTGGTCTAAATAATGAGTACTCTTACTTGCAGCTCCATAGCTTAAGTGATCATGACGCACCtaaacaacaaaaacaatatcatcaacaaagttattttcttggaACTGATATGAAATGCTCATTGcctgagaaagaagaagagccTCAAAAGACTGTTCATCGCTTCTTTGATGAGTGGCCACCCAAGAACAAAGATTCATGGCTTGATTTAGATGATAAGTCACCAAACAGTACTTCAGCATCAACAACTAGGCTCTCAATCTCTATTCCCTCCTCTTCACACGACTTTCCCATCTTCAATTCAAGAACTCATAATG GTGGGGAATTCTGA
- the LOC8281190 gene encoding growth-regulating factor 1 isoform X2, which translates to MMSGTNKFPFTASQWQELEHQALIFKYMVSGIPIPSDLLFTIKRSCLDSPLSSKLFPRQPPHIGWSCFQMGLGRKIDPEPGRCRRTDGKKWRCSKEAYPDSKYCERHMHRGKNRSRKPVEVANQTATTTNPTVSSVTKNHSNLLTPPSHSLSLLSSDQSHLHYAGYHSHLNHQFLSSSHTTSSRPPGIGLSPQDNSTPLLLDSNGSCSLASADYRNAYGLKEEVDEHAFFSETSGSMRSLSGSSLDDAWQFTPLTMSSSSTTSNQRSLSGLNNEYSYLQLHSLSDHDAPKQQKQYHQQSYFLGTDMKCSLPEKEEEPQKTVHRFFDEWPPKNKDSWLDLDDKSPNSTSASTTRLSISIPSSSHDFPIFNSRTHNDG; encoded by the exons ATGATGAGTGGAACAAACAAGTTTCCATTCACTGCGTCTCAATGGCAAGAGCTTGAACATCAAGCACTTATCTTTAAGTATATGGTCTCAGGCATTCCTATTCCATCTGATCTTCTCTTTACTATCAAGAGAAGCTGCTTGGACTCTCCCCTTTCTTCAAAGCTCTTTCCTCGCCAACCTCCTCACA TTGGGTGGAGCTGTTTCCAAATGGGTCTCGGTAGAAAAATAGACCCAGAGCCGGGAAGGTGTAGAAGAACAGATGGAAAGAAATGGAGGTGCTCAAAAGAAGCATACCCAGATTCCAAGTACTGTGAAAGACACATGCATAGAGGCAAAAACCGTTCAAGAAAGCCTGTGGAAGTTGCAAATCAAacagcaacaacaacaaaCCCAACAGTCTCATCAGTCACCAAGAATCACTCTAATTTACTAACCCCACCTTCTCactctctttctttattgTCATCCGATCAGTCCCACCTTCACTATGCTGGTTACCATTCCCATCTTAACCATCAGTTCTTGTCTTCTTCACATACTACATCTTCAAGACCTCCTGGAATTGGTCTTTCACCACAAGACAACTCTACTCCTTTGCTTTTGGACTCTAATGGTTCTTGTTCCCTTGCTAGCGCAGATTACAG aAATGCTTACGGGCTGAAAGAAGAGGTTGATGAGCATGCTTTCTTCTCAGAAACCTCTGGTTCAATGAGAAGTTTATCTGGTTCATCTTTGGATGATGCTTGGCAATTTACTCCACTAACAATGAGCTCTTCCTCTACTACTTCAAACCAAAGGAGCTTGTCTGGTCTAAATAATGAGTACTCTTACTTGCAGCTCCATAGCTTAAGTGATCATGACGCACCtaaacaacaaaaacaatatcatcaacaaagttattttcttggaACTGATATGAAATGCTCATTGcctgagaaagaagaagagccTCAAAAGACTGTTCATCGCTTCTTTGATGAGTGGCCACCCAAGAACAAAGATTCATGGCTTGATTTAGATGATAAGTCACCAAACAGTACTTCAGCATCAACAACTAGGCTCTCAATCTCTATTCCCTCCTCTTCACACGACTTTCCCATCTTCAATTCAAGAACTCATAATG ATGGTTGA